The following proteins are co-located in the Haloplanus sp. HW8-1 genome:
- a CDS encoding Lrp/AsnC family transcriptional regulator, whose protein sequence is MDAEELEHRLLSILKEDPKASLGEIADQAGVARPTARKYIQKLEEEGAIVGYTVEIDPKKVNHQSIAMVGIDVESDQYVEATSKLSDLDSLTALYTATGDHMLMAELEATGSTELNEIVSDQILSIQGVTTACPTVLQERLK, encoded by the coding sequence ATGGACGCTGAGGAGCTTGAGCATCGTCTGCTCTCTATTCTCAAAGAGGATCCGAAAGCTTCCCTCGGAGAGATCGCCGACCAAGCTGGCGTCGCGCGACCTACCGCTCGGAAGTATATCCAGAAACTCGAGGAGGAAGGCGCTATCGTCGGGTACACTGTCGAAATCGATCCAAAGAAAGTCAACCACCAGAGCATTGCGATGGTGGGAATTGACGTCGAGAGCGACCAGTACGTTGAGGCAACAAGTAAACTCAGTGATCTCGACTCGCTGACTGCGTTATATACCGCGACCGGGGACCACATGTTGATGGCCGAACTCGAGGCGACAGGAAGTACCGAGCTGAATGAAATCGTTAGCGATCAGATCCTCTCCATTCAGGGCGTGACCACGGCTTGCCCGACTGTTCTTCAAGAACGGCTCAAATAA
- a CDS encoding HesB/IscA family protein, which yields MSTTAEESEQPEIEVSEAASNKALALLEEESLDTDTAGLRLFVQQGGCAGLSYGMRFDTSPDEDDMIYEHHGLRVFVDPASIQYIGGSVVEYETGLQGAGFDVENPNVVSECGCGESFRT from the coding sequence ATGAGTACGACGGCCGAGGAGAGTGAACAACCTGAAATCGAAGTTTCAGAAGCTGCCTCGAATAAGGCTCTCGCTCTCTTAGAGGAAGAAAGCTTGGACACTGACACGGCAGGACTCCGGCTGTTCGTCCAGCAAGGAGGATGCGCGGGTCTATCATATGGGATGCGGTTCGATACGAGTCCCGACGAAGATGATATGATCTACGAGCACCACGGCCTGCGAGTGTTCGTTGATCCCGCGAGTATCCAATATATTGGGGGGAGTGTTGTTGAGTATGAGACGGGTCTCCAAGGCGCAGGCTTTGATGTTGAAAATCCCAACGTCGTCTCGGAGTGTGGCTGTGGCGAATCTTTCCGCACCTGA
- a CDS encoding RNA-guided endonuclease TnpB family protein, which yields MQSSTLTQILSFRLDIHTGSGDDLQTGCLEARRIRNETNRLDRQGWNWDDIKPAVVDNADHVNNTSQLIVDKALGEIETHHDNKDDDWGRPYPYIDGVYPMVMNHGEGYRLFPEDHGTVRFRITATRGTHVKGELRGSPDHFDRLRTAFTDEEWRVGTAEVVHKHDEWRLHLTVTHETHRVASKHDADTIVGVDVNEDCIALAAMSRSGSMKDSVVFEYPSVKEQRHEFFTKRKRMQKANQTAFETVVQTEERDYVHDCLHKVSRRVVEWVSQFTDPVIVFEDLKDMRDSIDYGTRMNRRLHSLPFATLQDMVSYKAAWEGIPSDEVDPEYTSQRCPRTECQHTERANRQNKRFKCQQCGFQDHADRKAAVCVVQNWLERETGNVPSLETLPRVRKVRRAASGRGGAADSHGPISGSGVTDDGMSARPAMRAREELKSVASAMQD from the coding sequence GTGCAGTCGTCCACACTCACCCAAATCTTGTCGTTCCGCTTAGACATCCACACGGGGAGTGGCGACGACCTGCAAACGGGCTGTCTTGAGGCCCGCCGCATCCGCAACGAAACCAACCGCCTCGACCGACAGGGCTGGAACTGGGATGACATCAAACCGGCCGTCGTTGACAACGCCGATCACGTCAACAACACTAGCCAACTCATCGTTGACAAGGCACTCGGTGAAATCGAGACCCACCACGACAACAAAGACGACGACTGGGGCCGTCCATACCCATACATCGACGGGGTGTACCCGATGGTGATGAACCACGGCGAAGGCTACCGTCTGTTCCCCGAAGACCACGGGACGGTTCGATTCCGTATCACTGCCACGAGAGGCACGCACGTCAAAGGCGAACTTCGTGGCAGTCCCGACCACTTCGACCGCCTCAGAACTGCGTTCACCGATGAGGAGTGGCGGGTTGGAACGGCTGAAGTCGTCCACAAGCACGATGAGTGGCGACTCCACCTCACAGTTACACACGAGACGCATCGAGTCGCCAGCAAGCACGATGCAGACACGATCGTCGGTGTGGATGTGAACGAGGACTGCATCGCACTCGCTGCGATGAGTCGGAGTGGTTCGATGAAAGACTCCGTGGTGTTCGAGTACCCGTCGGTGAAAGAACAGCGTCACGAGTTTTTCACCAAGCGCAAGCGGATGCAGAAAGCCAACCAGACCGCGTTTGAGACGGTCGTTCAGACTGAGGAACGCGACTACGTGCATGACTGCCTGCACAAAGTCTCACGGAGAGTAGTCGAATGGGTCTCGCAATTCACCGACCCAGTGATCGTTTTTGAAGACCTCAAAGACATGCGAGACTCCATCGACTACGGTACGCGAATGAACCGTCGCCTCCACTCGCTGCCGTTCGCTACACTCCAAGACATGGTGTCGTACAAGGCTGCGTGGGAGGGGATTCCGTCGGATGAGGTTGATCCTGAGTACACGAGTCAGCGATGCCCGCGAACGGAGTGCCAGCACACGGAACGGGCGAATCGCCAGAACAAGCGATTCAAATGCCAGCAGTGTGGGTTCCAAGACCACGCTGATAGGAAGGCGGCGGTGTGCGTGGTGCAGAACTGGTTGGAACGAGAAACTGGAAATGTGCCGTCTCTCGAAACCCTTCCGCGCGTTCGGAAGGTGAGACGGGCGGCATCGGGCCGTGGTGGAGCGGCCGACTCTCACGGACCCATATCGGGTTCGGGTGTTACCGACGACGGTATGTCGGCGCGACCAGCGATGAGAGCGCGAGAGGAATTAAAGTCCGTTGCGTCAGCAATGCAGGACTAA
- a CDS encoding Mov34/MPN/PAD-1 family protein — translation MRLFRSSELLGIARETLEFVLEACEETHPDEYMGFLRADDARKLGMDRSGQVITDVLVIPGTVSNPVSATVKTNMKPNDVSSVGSVHSHPNGVLNPSSADLRTFGQGKVHIIAGAPYGRSDWRAFDNRGESTTLDVIDVDLPEERFFDFTQADIDAELVAEGRRRGVVTPDDSTDSDHGTEEDDGGGLLSWLR, via the coding sequence ATGCGACTGTTCCGGTCGAGCGAACTCCTGGGGATCGCCCGGGAGACACTGGAGTTCGTCCTCGAAGCCTGCGAGGAAACCCACCCGGACGAGTACATGGGGTTTCTCCGCGCCGACGACGCCCGCAAACTCGGGATGGACCGTTCGGGACAGGTGATCACGGACGTCCTCGTCATCCCCGGAACGGTTTCGAACCCGGTGAGTGCGACGGTGAAAACGAACATGAAGCCGAACGACGTCTCGTCGGTCGGTTCGGTGCACTCCCACCCGAATGGCGTCCTCAACCCGAGTTCGGCGGACCTGCGAACGTTCGGACAGGGCAAGGTCCACATCATCGCCGGGGCGCCGTACGGCCGGAGCGACTGGCGTGCCTTCGACAACCGGGGCGAATCGACGACGCTCGACGTCATCGACGTCGACCTACCGGAGGAACGGTTCTTCGATTTCACGCAGGCCGACATCGACGCCGAACTGGTGGCGGAGGGGCGGCGACGTGGTGTCGTCACCCCCGATGACTCGACGGACAGCGACCACGGAACCGAGGAGGACGACGGTGGCGGACTCCTCTCGTGGCTCCGGTGA
- a CDS encoding DUF502 domain-containing protein has translation MDRPIGTDAFDEYDGVREFARQAFVTGAAVTLPLIVTLVVLGVVVNFVSKQLDPVVGMLTRLTGIQPASEVTLKLLAVVTLLGIIFCIGVWTERRPGRSGFGALFDTLIARIPGVGSLYQSIDEMSGLLLDSDTDSFQEVKLVEFPDKGSYAFGFLTADTPDVVQEATDHDGEMVTLFLPLAPNPVMGGYVLHVSTEHVYDVDLTVEEGIQSIVTSGVATGRRSEEEFTEGMLERFNRRLEAADTVVGIDELEAYAADASEQLEETARETVQAARTTARADADDEGGDDSSSDGLTGDRR, from the coding sequence ATGGACCGTCCCATCGGCACCGACGCCTTCGACGAGTACGACGGCGTCCGGGAGTTCGCCCGACAGGCCTTCGTCACCGGTGCCGCGGTGACTCTCCCGCTGATCGTCACGCTCGTCGTCCTCGGCGTGGTCGTCAACTTCGTCTCCAAGCAACTCGATCCGGTCGTCGGGATGCTCACCCGGCTCACGGGGATTCAGCCCGCCTCCGAGGTGACCCTCAAACTCCTCGCGGTCGTGACCCTTCTGGGAATCATCTTCTGTATCGGCGTCTGGACCGAACGCCGTCCCGGCCGTTCCGGGTTCGGCGCCCTCTTCGATACGCTCATCGCCCGCATCCCCGGTGTCGGCTCCCTGTACCAGAGCATCGACGAGATGAGCGGCCTCCTCCTCGACAGCGATACCGACAGCTTTCAGGAGGTGAAACTGGTCGAGTTCCCCGATAAGGGCTCCTACGCCTTCGGGTTCCTGACCGCGGACACGCCCGACGTGGTCCAGGAGGCGACCGACCACGACGGCGAGATGGTGACGCTGTTTCTCCCGCTCGCCCCAAACCCGGTGATGGGTGGGTACGTCCTCCACGTCTCCACGGAACACGTCTACGACGTGGATCTGACCGTCGAGGAGGGGATCCAGTCCATCGTCACGAGCGGCGTCGCCACCGGTCGGCGCTCCGAGGAGGAGTTCACCGAGGGGATGCTCGAACGCTTCAACCGACGACTGGAGGCGGCCGACACCGTCGTCGGCATCGACGAACTGGAGGCGTACGCCGCCGACGCCTCGGAGCAACTGGAGGAGACGGCCCGCGAGACGGTGCAGGCCGCTCGCACGACGGCACGCGCCGACGCGGACGACGAGGGGGGCGACGACTCGTCGTCCGACGGACTCACCGGGGACCGACGCTGA
- a CDS encoding long-chain fatty acid--CoA ligase: MTGQTLRPFLSRAATLYPDREVVSRTADGTTRYTYAAYADRVSRLAAALRAAGIERGDRVATLCWNHDRHFEAYFAVPDLGAQLHTINPLLPAEDVRTIVERAGDRLLFVDPSLTDALTAAYDPDAFESVEQVVVVGSETPDLPAESVTSFEAFVAGHDATFDPPTLDGDDLAGLCYSSGTTGDPKGVEYTQRMLWSHTMAIMTPMGLDIADHDVVMPVVPMFHINAWGLPYAATAAGAKHVYPGPSPDPADLVGLIEREGVTVTAGVPTVWLGVLDYLQDHEADLSTLDRIVIGGAAPPERLIRAFDDRGVEVVHGWGMTETAPVGAVSHLKPELRDADYETQLTKRTKQGLVLPGLEFDVVDDAGESVPHDGESMGELRIRGPWVAEAYLDADPEDVFADGWLRTGDVVTVDADGYVELVDRAADVIKSGGEWISSQALENAIMGHEAVTEAAVVGVPHERWGERPVAYVVADAADHDALIDTVSDRLRESYPDWWVPDSFEFVESIPKTATGKFAKTDLRARREEPLDGPVGAEPPADGET, translated from the coding sequence ATGACTGGACAGACGCTCCGTCCGTTCCTGTCGCGGGCGGCGACGCTGTATCCGGATCGGGAGGTCGTCTCGCGGACGGCCGACGGGACGACTCGATACACGTACGCGGCGTACGCCGACCGCGTGAGCCGACTGGCGGCCGCCCTGCGGGCGGCGGGGATCGAACGGGGCGACCGCGTCGCGACGCTGTGCTGGAACCACGACCGGCATTTCGAGGCGTACTTCGCGGTCCCCGACCTCGGCGCCCAACTCCACACGATCAACCCGCTGCTTCCCGCCGAGGACGTGCGAACGATCGTCGAACGGGCCGGCGACCGCCTCCTGTTCGTCGATCCGTCGCTGACCGACGCGCTGACTGCGGCCTACGACCCCGACGCGTTCGAGAGCGTCGAGCAAGTGGTCGTCGTCGGCTCGGAGACCCCCGACCTCCCCGCCGAGTCGGTCACGAGTTTCGAGGCGTTCGTCGCGGGACACGACGCGACGTTCGATCCGCCGACGCTCGACGGCGACGACCTCGCTGGCCTGTGTTACTCCTCGGGGACGACCGGCGACCCGAAGGGCGTCGAGTACACCCAGCGGATGCTCTGGAGTCACACGATGGCGATCATGACGCCGATGGGGCTAGATATCGCCGACCACGACGTCGTGATGCCCGTCGTCCCGATGTTCCATATCAACGCCTGGGGGCTTCCCTACGCGGCGACGGCGGCGGGGGCGAAACACGTCTACCCCGGTCCCTCGCCGGATCCCGCGGACCTCGTGGGGCTGATCGAACGCGAGGGCGTCACGGTCACAGCGGGCGTCCCGACGGTGTGGCTGGGCGTCCTCGACTACCTGCAGGACCACGAGGCCGACCTCTCGACGCTCGATCGGATCGTCATCGGCGGCGCGGCGCCACCGGAACGGCTGATCCGTGCGTTCGACGACCGGGGCGTCGAGGTGGTTCACGGGTGGGGGATGACCGAGACGGCGCCCGTCGGCGCCGTCTCCCACCTCAAACCGGAGCTTCGGGACGCGGACTACGAGACGCAGTTGACCAAGCGTACGAAGCAGGGACTGGTCCTGCCCGGTCTGGAGTTCGACGTGGTCGACGACGCGGGTGAGTCGGTGCCCCACGACGGCGAGTCGATGGGTGAACTCCGGATTCGAGGCCCGTGGGTCGCCGAGGCGTATCTCGACGCAGACCCCGAGGACGTCTTCGCGGACGGCTGGCTCCGTACCGGCGACGTGGTCACCGTCGATGCCGACGGCTACGTCGAACTCGTCGACCGTGCCGCCGACGTGATCAAGTCCGGCGGTGAGTGGATCTCCTCGCAGGCGCTGGAGAACGCCATCATGGGCCACGAGGCGGTGACCGAGGCGGCCGTGGTGGGCGTCCCCCACGAGCGGTGGGGGGAACGCCCGGTCGCCTACGTCGTCGCCGACGCCGCCGATCACGACGCCTTGATCGATACGGTCTCGGACCGACTGCGCGAATCGTACCCCGACTGGTGGGTGCCCGATAGCTTCGAGTTCGTCGAGTCGATCCCCAAGACTGCGACGGGGAAGTTCGCGAAGACCGACCTCCGGGCCCGCCGGGAGGAACCTCTCGACGGACCGGTGGGGGCCGAACCACCGGCTGACGGGGAGACCTAG
- a CDS encoding iron-containing alcohol dehydrogenase → MHDTVLASETRTVVSPGRIELGAGAIDSLGGHAARYGETALVVATEQIFDFHGEAVLAGLEAAGVDPVVYTDVRPDPTVENIESAHALYDREGCDLIVTLGGGSSIDTGKGVGILAANEGSIRDFGVDRAGYEGVPNPTPPLIAVNTTAGTGSEATRSVVVSDESTSTKFLIVSANVVPDVAIEDPVLTRSLPKSHTAFTGIDALTHAIEAYVSVKSYSVPDGYAEEAMERIARSLPIAWANGDNLDARADVMVGQLQAGQAFTNASVALVHGLARPLGAQLHISHGLANGLILPYVVDFSAMAAPEKYAEIARILGVADTHTPTREAADAAADGVLRLCADLDLTGYLDEFGEVPSREDYLDVIDEMTQDAIDSGSPDNNPRKPTREEITDLYVTIYDDALAPEGPRRS, encoded by the coding sequence ATGCACGATACCGTACTCGCGAGCGAGACGCGGACGGTCGTCTCGCCAGGCCGGATCGAACTCGGTGCCGGCGCGATCGACTCTCTCGGCGGCCACGCCGCCCGTTACGGGGAGACGGCGCTCGTCGTCGCCACCGAACAAATCTTCGACTTCCACGGCGAGGCCGTCCTCGCGGGACTGGAGGCAGCCGGCGTCGACCCGGTCGTGTACACGGACGTGCGTCCGGATCCGACCGTCGAGAACATCGAGAGCGCACACGCGCTCTACGATCGCGAGGGCTGCGATCTGATCGTCACACTCGGGGGTGGATCCTCCATCGACACGGGCAAAGGGGTCGGTATCCTCGCGGCCAACGAGGGGTCGATCCGCGATTTCGGCGTCGATCGGGCCGGTTACGAGGGTGTTCCCAACCCAACCCCGCCGCTGATCGCCGTCAACACCACCGCGGGCACGGGAAGCGAGGCGACCCGATCGGTCGTCGTCAGCGACGAGTCCACGTCGACGAAGTTCCTCATCGTCTCCGCGAACGTCGTCCCGGACGTGGCCATCGAGGATCCCGTCCTCACCCGGTCGCTCCCCAAGAGCCACACGGCTTTCACGGGCATCGACGCCCTGACCCACGCCATCGAGGCGTACGTCTCGGTGAAATCCTACAGTGTCCCCGACGGGTACGCCGAGGAAGCCATGGAGCGCATCGCGCGGTCCCTCCCGATCGCGTGGGCCAACGGCGACAATCTCGACGCCCGCGCCGACGTGATGGTCGGCCAGCTCCAGGCGGGACAGGCCTTCACCAACGCCTCCGTGGCGCTCGTCCACGGCCTCGCCCGACCGCTCGGCGCCCAACTGCATATCTCCCACGGCCTCGCGAACGGCCTCATCCTCCCGTACGTCGTCGACTTCTCGGCGATGGCTGCCCCCGAGAAGTACGCCGAAATCGCGCGTATCCTCGGGGTCGCCGACACGCACACCCCGACCCGCGAGGCGGCCGACGCCGCCGCCGACGGGGTACTCCGGCTGTGTGCCGATCTGGATCTCACCGGCTATCTCGACGAGTTCGGCGAGGTCCCGTCCCGCGAAGACTACCTCGACGTGATCGACGAGATGACCCAGGATGCCATCGACTCGGGGTCGCCCGACAACAACCCCCGAAAGCCCACCCGGGAGGAGATCACCGACCTCTACGTCACCATCTACGACGACGCCCTCGCACCCGAGGGTCCGCGGCGGTCCTGA